TTACCCTAGCTTGCTGTAATTCTGCTAACTCTTTTAATTGAGAAAAAGAAGTAACCAGAGTTTCAATAGCATCTGATTGTACGTCATTAACATCATTTACATTTTGCTTGCATTCAATAAGGATAGATTTAAGAGTATCCAGAAGTTGTTGTAATTGGCTAGCGTCAGACGTAATAGTTGGTTTTGAAGAGGCTTCCGCCTTGATGTCAACTTTAGTCTCTGTTGCAAAAGCAGATGGTAGCAATCGTAATGATCGCCACATTGCTAATGCGTTAACGACCAAAGCGATAACCAATACAAGCACCCCTGGAAGCCAATTCATCAATATCAAACCGACGATAAAAGCAATGAATGTGCTTAAAACAAGAAGTGTTAATGGTGATTCAATAAAAAGCTTTTTTTTCAAAAGGCTGTCCCTTATTAGCTCTAATAATTACAGTGTAGACAGTAATTCTTTAAGTGCTAATTTTTTTTTTTACTTTTTTACCGACAAACAAAGTCTTGCTAGTAAACTCGCTCGTATGGAGGCAATTTAATCTCTGGACATAAGTAAACAAGACACAGCTCAGACCAACGAGAGAGTTAAGTTGCAACATTATCTAAATCGCGTGCCAAAAGACGATAAACTTATAAACTTGCGAACATGTGTTTGGCTTGGGCTGTTCACAAAATCTCAATTTTCGCTATTGATGACTACTCGATAGCATTTGTGGAAATTTCTATTATATTTAATAAGTCTTTAGCCCTAAAAAAGAGAATTTTATGTACCTAACTCGTTTAATCTATGCTAGTTCAGTTACAGGAATCTTTAACGAATCCTCTCTGGAAGATATTCTTAAAAAAGCCCGTTTACATAATGCAAAACAGGGTATCACTGGCATGCTCTGCTTTAGTAATAATTATTTTATTCAATGTCTTGAAGGAAGTAGAGAGAGTGTCAATGAGACCTACAACAAAATTCTTAAAGATACTCGACACTCCAATATAGTCATTATTGATTATAGCGAAATATGCTCTAGGGAATTTAGTTCTTGGGATATGGCTTATGTGCCAGCAACTAAAAACATGGAGCCCATAAATTTAAAATTTACAACCTCAACTGAATTTAACCCCTATAACATATCGGGCTCGGCAGCTTTTCTAATGCTTTTAGAACTTCGAAACAATCTTATTTCTGTTTAACATGAGATTTTGAACAAGGCGATGATTAGTGCAGATATTCATTTATATAAATTCATGAATTATTGCGTCGATGATACTTAAGACAGTCAACAACAGTGGTATTTCTACATCTAAATATTCTAAAATAGCTTCAGTGTTGATATGCACGAGACTAGAAAGATAGATTTAAACATCTAAATACAAAGGAAACCTTTAAAGCAAAGAGATTGGACTAAACAGATACGTGTACAATACACGTTATTGGGGCTCCGCTCATGTGAAAAGCGGGTACATTGTCTGAGTCAATCCTCTTGGAAAGCCTCTCTAACGCCAAAAACAAAAAAAGCCGTTGATAATCAACGGCTTCTTTCGTATTTAATATGGCGGAGGGATAGGGATTTGAACCCAAGGCTTCCGTATTAAATATAATATAAGTCGTTTAAATTCATTAGCTTGCATCGATAACACATACTCATAACCTGCAATTGCTAACTAAGATTGACTATATGATTGAAGTGAAAAATTGTCAAATCAATTTGGTTTTACCCATACCGCATAGTATTTAGGATTAA
This Shewanella aestuarii DNA region includes the following protein-coding sequences:
- a CDS encoding BLUF domain-containing protein; protein product: MYLTRLIYASSVTGIFNESSLEDILKKARLHNAKQGITGMLCFSNNYFIQCLEGSRESVNETYNKILKDTRHSNIVIIDYSEICSREFSSWDMAYVPATKNMEPINLKFTTSTEFNPYNISGSAAFLMLLELRNNLISV